The stretch of DNA CAGGGCCAACCCGCGTACGGTCGTCGTCCTCACCACCGGCTGCCCGTCGACGATGCCCTGGCGCCGCGAGGTCGGCACGATCCTGCACACCGGTTACGTCGGCCAGGAGGGCGGCTGGTCCACCGCCGACCTCCTCACCGGCCGCGCCAACCCGGGCGGCAAGGCCACCGTGACCTGGCCGAAGAAGGACACGGATCACCCGACCCTGGACCCGGCCCACCCCGAGCGCTACTACGGCGTCGACGGAGTGGTCACGTACAGCGAGGGCATCTTCACCGGCTACCGCGGCTTCGACAAGGCGGACATCGAGCCCCTCTTCCCCTTCGGACACGGCCTGTCCTACACGGAGTTCGGCTACCGCAACCTGTCCGTGCGCAGGGCGGGCGAGGGCTACGAGGTGTCGTTCACGGTGACCAACCGGGGGCGGCGCACGGGCGCGGAAGTCCCGCAGGTCTACATGGGCGCACCGCGCGGCGCCGATGTCGAGATGGCCGTGAAGACCCTGGCCGCCTTCGACCGCGTCGAGCTGCGCCCGGGGGAGTCGCGCCGGGTCAGGGTGCGGGTCGCCGAGCGGCAGCTGTCGTACTGGGACACGGACCGCGGCCGCTGGGTGCGTCCCGAGGGGCGGCGCGCGGTGTACGTCGGGTCGTCGTCGCGCGACATCCGGCTGAGGGGGGTGGCGCGCTAGGGCGCCTCGGGCGCCTCGGCCGGCTCGCCCAAGCCCTTCCCGTCCAAGGTGAGGGCTTGGGTGAGCCGGTCCAGGTGGGCTCGGTACAACCCGACGAAGTCCAGGCGCCCTTCGGCGATGGCCCACTGGACCTGGAGCCCGTCGGACACGGCGAGGACCTCGCGGGCGACGCTCTCCGGGTCGGTACCGGGTTTCAACTGGCCCGCGTCGACCGAGCGTTGCAGCACGGAGGCCAAGGATCGCGCGACACGTTCGTACCGCTCGGCGAAGTAGGCGTGTGCCGGGTGCGAGGGGTCCCCGGCCTCCGCCGACAGCTTGGTGTGGAGCTGGATGAGCCCGGGCTGGGTGAGGTTGTACGCGGCCAGCGCGAGCACCTCCTGGAACAGCGCGCGCACGTCGTCACCGCCGGAGTCGGGGCCGAGCCGTCCGAAGGTACGGACCGTGCGCTCCTCGCGGGCTTCGAGCACCGCCATCAGGAGCCGCCGCTTCGACCCGAAGTGGTGGGTGATCACGGTGGCGGATGTGCCCGCTTCCTCGGCGATCTTCGCCAGGGAGGAGTTCAGATAGCCCGCCTTGGCGAAGAGCGCGAGAGCGGCGTCGATGATGGCCGCTCGGCGAGTGTCGGCGGCGGCGTACTGCCCGGTCGGGCGGTGGCGGGGGGTGTGCTGCTCCATGGGGGCAGATTACGTTTCCCCTGACCTCCACCCCTGACCTCTACCCCCCCGACCTCCAACCCCCTACCTCAGGGCTCGGTACAGCGCCCCCACCAGATGCACACTCCGCAGATCCTCTCCCGAGGTCCCGCCGCCCATCTGATTCATCACGTACGCGTACGAGACCTTGTTCTCGGGATCGGCGAACGCGTACGACCCGCCTGCGCCCCCGTGCCCGAAGGCCCGCGGATTGGGCCCGGCCTGCCCGTACAGGTTCAGCATGTAGCCGAGCCCCCAGTCCCACTTCTCACCCCACGCCGTGCCCGCCGCGAGCACCAGGTCCGGCTCGTCGGGCTCGCCCTGCCGCGTCCGCAGCCGCTCCAGCGCGGCGGGACTGACCAGCTCCCCGCCGCCCAGCGCCGCGTACACCGTCGCGAGCCCCCGGGCGGACGCGTGCCC from Streptomyces sp. BA2 encodes:
- a CDS encoding TetR/AcrR family transcriptional regulator — its product is MEQHTPRHRPTGQYAAADTRRAAIIDAALALFAKAGYLNSSLAKIAEEAGTSATVITHHFGSKRRLLMAVLEAREERTVRTFGRLGPDSGGDDVRALFQEVLALAAYNLTQPGLIQLHTKLSAEAGDPSHPAHAYFAERYERVARSLASVLQRSVDAGQLKPGTDPESVAREVLAVSDGLQVQWAIAEGRLDFVGLYRAHLDRLTQALTLDGKGLGEPAEAPEAP